Within the Syntrophorhabdaceae bacterium genome, the region ATCAGGGAAAAGGATAACCTGAAAAGAGCAGTCCTCGGGGAACACATCGGGACAATAGTGAGGAGGAAAGCATGAATCGCGAGGTAATGGAAGAACTCGAAGAAAAACTAAAAAAATCGCTTACCACGCTCAAGAAAGATTTTTCAAAATTGCGGACCGGCGTCGCTTCTGTATCGCTCCTGGAAGATATCAAGGTTGACTACTACAACCAACCCACGCCGCTCAACCAGGTGGCAAGCATCGGGGTTCAGGACAGCAGGACCATCACTATCCAGCCATGGGATAATTCGATCATCGGTGAACTTGAAAAGGCGATCCAGAAATCAGACCTTGGCGTCAATCCCATGTCGGACGGGAAGATCATCCGGCTTTCCTTTCCGAAATTGACAGAGGAACGGAGGAAGGAGCTTACCAGGCTGGGCAATAAGATGCTTGAAAACACAAGGGTTGCAATGCGAAACGTCAGGAGAGACATCAACGAAAAACTGAAAAAGATGGAGAAGGATAAGCAGCTTTCACAGGATGATCTGCACAAAAATCAGGATGAAGTCCAGAAACTCACCGACAGATATATTGAGATGGCGGAGAAGACCTACTCGGAAAAAGAGAAAGAGATCCTGTCGATCTGACACGTACTGTATTCATGCCCAACATAGACATTAATAAGCTTCCCACACACGTTGCCATCATCATGGATGGAAATGGAAGGTGGGCAAAAAAGCGAAGGCTCGAGAGGGCCGAAGGGCATCTCGTCGGCATAGAATCTGTCAGGGAAATAGTAAAGATCACGAGAGAACTGGACATACCCTATCTCACGCTCTATGCCTTTTCCCGGGAAAACTGGTCCAGGCCCAGAAATGAGGTAAAGACGCTTCTTGAATTCTTAGGCTTCTATCTGGAAAAGGAGCTCCCCATGATGCTGGAAAAGGGGATACGGTTTAATGTGCTTGGTGAAAAAAGAGATTTTCCCAGGGCATTGCAGGTCAAGCTCGACGAGGTGATGACACGGACGGCGCGGAACAAAAGGCTCCACCTGAACATCGCCCTGAGTTACAGCGGCAGAAAAGAGATCATCTCAGCGGTAAAACGTATCGCTGAGGAGACGAAGAACGGCATGATCAGGAAGATAGACGAACGGCTCTTCGGCCGGTATCTCTATACAAAGGGTATGCCCGACCCTGATCTCCTCATCAGGACAAGCGGGGAGATGAGACTCAGTAATTTTCTCCTCTGGCAGGTTGCGTACACGGAGATATACGTGACGGATGTGCTCTGGCCTGATTTCAGGAGAAAGGCATACATGGCAGCATTGCGGGACTTCGCAAAGCGGGAAAGACGTTTCGGAAAGGTGAAGGAAGACTAAGTGGGAGAGCTGCGGAAAAGAGTCATAACAGGCATATGCCTCGCACCGATCGTTGTCCTCCTCTTCTTTTTTCTCCCATTGCAATGGTTCTTTATATTCCTCCTGATCATTGCCCTCCTGGGGATCAGTGAGCTGGCAGTGATGGTAAAAGCAGGCCCAAGATACCTCCTCCTCTTCCTTGCCCTTGCGGGCGCCGTACCGCTTTATTTCGGGGCCATCGGCCTCTATCTACCCGCCCTCCTCCTTCTTGCCATTGTCTATATGCTTATTCAGATCTGCCTCGGAGAAGGCAAAAAGGAGACTGCAAACAGGGATATATTTCTCGGCATTATGGTGCTTCTTTTCGGCGGTATCTTTATAATGCTGCCGCTCTTCTATATATACAAGCTCAAAGAGCTTCGCAACAGCCTTCCCCTTATCTTTCTTTTCGCGCTCTGGGCAAGCGACACAAGCGCATACTTTGCGGGAAAGGCCTTTGGTAAAATACCTCTTGTTCCCCGCATCAGCCCGAAAAAAACCGTTGAAGGTCTCTGCGGGGCAATCCTGGGGAGCATGATAATCATCGTTGTATCGCATACACTGATAGGCATAACCGTCCGGGAGTCTCTGGCGATAGGGTGTATCATCGGTCTCCTCGGACAGCTCGGCGATATCCTCGAATCACTCGGAAAAAGATTGTCAGAGACAAAGGATTCTTCCTCCCTCATCCCGGGACACGGCGGGATCCTTGACAGGATCGACAGCTTCATTTTTACGGCGCCGTTCCTGTATTACTATCTGGCAGGGATACGATGACGAAAAACAATTGCCAATTGCCAATTTCCAATTTCCGAATGAACTGCCTTGCAGCGAGCTACGGGGAATCATCCGGACTAAACACCAATGAGGTATAGTGCGTGAAGAAAAAAATTCTGATACTCGGTTCTACAGGCTCAATCGGCAGGGCTACCCTGGAAGTGATCGCCCAGCAGCAGGATACCTTTGAGGTCTTTGGCCTCGCGTGCAAGGGGCAGGCAGACCTCCTGAACCAGCAGATAGAGAAGTTCAAACCCCGGTATGTGTGTATCTACGATAAGGAACAGAAGAATAAGGTGTGCTTTGACAGGAACAAGCTCTTCACCGGCATCGACGGAATGAAGGCAATGATAGGCATGGATGCCCACATTGTTGTCAATGCCCTGCCGGGAAGCATCGGACTCGAACCGTCCCTGGAGACATTCCGCTGTCACAAGGTCCTCGCCCTTGCCAACAAGGAAAGTCTTGTCATGGCCGGAAGGATCATCACGCGAATGGTCAAAAAAGATGCGGCAAGGCTGATACCCGTGGACAGCGAGCATTCAGCGCTCTATCAGCTATTGAAGACGGTTAAAAAAAGGGAATTAAAGACAATCATGATCACCGCGTCAGGCGGACCATTCAGAAAATTTGACAAAGATGCCCTGGAAGGCGTAAAGCCTGAGGAGGCGCTTAATCACCCCACCTGGAAGATGGGTCAGAAGATCACCCTTGATTCTGCAACCCTCATGAACAAAGGGCTTGAGGTGATTGAAGCGCGGTGGCT harbors:
- the frr gene encoding ribosome recycling factor, yielding MNREVMEELEEKLKKSLTTLKKDFSKLRTGVASVSLLEDIKVDYYNQPTPLNQVASIGVQDSRTITIQPWDNSIIGELEKAIQKSDLGVNPMSDGKIIRLSFPKLTEERRKELTRLGNKMLENTRVAMRNVRRDINEKLKKMEKDKQLSQDDLHKNQDEVQKLTDRYIEMAEKTYSEKEKEILSI
- a CDS encoding isoprenyl transferase; the protein is MPNIDINKLPTHVAIIMDGNGRWAKKRRLERAEGHLVGIESVREIVKITRELDIPYLTLYAFSRENWSRPRNEVKTLLEFLGFYLEKELPMMLEKGIRFNVLGEKRDFPRALQVKLDEVMTRTARNKRLHLNIALSYSGRKEIISAVKRIAEETKNGMIRKIDERLFGRYLYTKGMPDPDLLIRTSGEMRLSNFLLWQVAYTEIYVTDVLWPDFRRKAYMAALRDFAKRERRFGKVKED
- a CDS encoding phosphatidate cytidylyltransferase, translating into MGELRKRVITGICLAPIVVLLFFFLPLQWFFIFLLIIALLGISELAVMVKAGPRYLLLFLALAGAVPLYFGAIGLYLPALLLLAIVYMLIQICLGEGKKETANRDIFLGIMVLLFGGIFIMLPLFYIYKLKELRNSLPLIFLFALWASDTSAYFAGKAFGKIPLVPRISPKKTVEGLCGAILGSMIIIVVSHTLIGITVRESLAIGCIIGLLGQLGDILESLGKRLSETKDSSSLIPGHGGILDRIDSFIFTAPFLYYYLAGIR
- the dxr gene encoding 1-deoxy-D-xylulose-5-phosphate reductoisomerase yields the protein MKKKILILGSTGSIGRATLEVIAQQQDTFEVFGLACKGQADLLNQQIEKFKPRYVCIYDKEQKNKVCFDRNKLFTGIDGMKAMIGMDAHIVVNALPGSIGLEPSLETFRCHKVLALANKESLVMAGRIITRMVKKDAARLIPVDSEHSALYQLLKTVKKRELKTIMITASGGPFRKFDKDALEGVKPEEALNHPTWKMGQKITLDSATLMNKGLEVIEARWLFNIEPSRIRVIIHPESILHGIVELVDHSFIAYMAYPDMKIPIAYAINEGARNPLTFSPLSLEDISTLTFHTPDLERFPSLRLAYDALASGDSALITLNASNEVASQAFMEGRIRFTDIPALVEDTLEHHPRQAVIEDTGTIWEIHRWATTYTENKFKTP